The following coding sequences lie in one Schistosoma mansoni strain Puerto Rico chromosome 3, complete genome genomic window:
- a CDS encoding putative dna cross-link repair protein pso2/snm1: MNKTGKKRKKGYAGESILSYFIRDTKYKASAETLNPCNIPTSLPVSKSNPLEKTPRKCPFYKWIPDTSITVDAFCYAEIPGCTCYFLSHFHFDHFRGIHKNFKGDIYCSEVTKNLLRDAYGSGLVINVLEIEKSTKIGNVEVTALDANHCPGSLMFLFYVPSKQRTYLHTGDFRYTPSMLTHPSILTNYISDNSASKKLPRIHSIFLDTTYCSSQYDFPNQVDVIHGALEVTRDYLIKDPTILVVCGMYSIGKERFTLGLASELNLKVWLPNNQNRLIKLAAQGGCSVCKELLQYVVDSSHKAQLHVLPMQQLNVAGLVQYQKKLGNRLPIDPFHNSPTFPKLRSILGWRPTGWSHRQSNNAQSSIRPPPNGIVLEQKKGDIHIYGAPYSEHSSFLELKQFITRLHPVQVQPTVFGKSITVTKDTVHSWLK; this comes from the exons ATGAATAAGACAGGGAAAAAACGGAAAAAGGGTTACGCTGGAGAGTCTATTTTGTCTTATTTTATCCGAGACACAAAATACAAAGCTTCCGCCGAAACGTTGAACCCATGTAATATACCTACATCTCTCCCAGTATCTAAAAGCAATCCACTCGAAAAAACTCCTAGGAAGTGCCCTTTTTATAAGTGGATTCCAG ATACATCAATTACTGTTGATGCTTTCTGTTATGCTGAAATTCCTGGATGTACCTGTTACTTCCTTTCCCATTTCCATTTTGACCATTTCAGGGGCATCCACAAGAATTTCAAAGGAGATATCTATTGCAGCGAG GTAACAAAGAATCTTTTGAGAGATGCTTATGGTTCGGGGCTGGTCATTAATGTGCTTGAGATAGAGAAGAGTACAAAGATTGGCAATGTAGAAGTAACAGCTTTAGATGCTAATCA TTGTCCTGGCTCTTTAATGTTCCTTTTCTATGTGCCATCAAAACAGAGAACGTATCTGCATACCGGTGACTTTCGTTATACACCATCAATGTTAACTCATCCAAGCATATTAACAAATTACATATCGGACAACAGTGCTTCTAAAAAACTACCAAGAATACATTCAATATTTTTGGATACAAC ATATTGTTCATCTCAGTATGACTTTCCTAATCAAGTGGATGTTATTCATGGAGCACTGGAAGTTACACGTGATTATCTGATAAAAGATCCTACCATTTTAGTTGTTTGTGGAATGTACTCAATCGGCAAGGAACGATTTACTCTTG GTCTTGCCTCTGAACTGAACCTAAAAGTTTGGTTGCCAAACAATCAAAATCGTTTAATCAAGCTAGCTGCACAAGGCGGTTGTAGTGTATGCAAAGAACTGCTTCAATATGTCGTTGATAGTTCTCATAAAGCTCAACTTCATGTTCTACCCATGCAGCAATTAAATGTGGCAGGCCTTGTTCAATATCAAAAGAAATTGGGCAATCGATTACCAATTGATCCTTTTCACAATTCACCAACTTTTCCTAAGTTGCGGTCTATTCTAGGCTGGCGTCCAACTGGTTGGTCTCATAGACAGTCAAATAATGCTCAATCATCAATAAGACCTCCACCTAACGGCATTGTTTTGGAACAGAAAAAGGGCGATATTCACATATATG GTGCACCATATAGTGAACATAGTAGTTTTCTGGAGTTAAAACAATTCATTACACGTCTTCATCCTGTACAAGTACAACCTACTGTTTTTGGTAAATCGATCACTGTGACGAAAGATACAGTACATAGCTGGttgaaatga